A part of Deltaproteobacteria bacterium genomic DNA contains:
- a CDS encoding DUF4856 domain-containing protein produces MKTLKNWSILIALGLSFTLVACGGDDHDNHEAHTDAADAADASDASDASDAADAPAYSYKSNIEDFAGESSVSYTGQVARHLLLNEVTNTIGAMDVNTTFVAGQVIDLLDSYYRFDSDVVTNLPLTTTTTPGAEANLEDISTGKKLQDKMAGVDSTGWDVTTFGGWSTPLPTWTRDEAGNLLMGADAAPSSPNAMVESMFARIEELALAHTAGNGPQDPDGNTITTLYVDADGVDYKQMVQKFMGMAVFFSQGTGDYLYKLTGTLNDGDPADNTEAYKKDDAGLPTVGYTAMEHKYDEGYGYFGAARHYDRFTDDEIAGKGGREDWQKYNDADGNGTISFKSEYNFGHSQNAAKRDRGTKDNGEAATDFTADIFDAFVAGRQVIAEADGELTDGEIAALDGHIDTVIKTWEKAIAATVVHYINDVLADMAAHGSDDYSFYNHAKHWSELKGFALGLQFNPNSPLHEVLAAYCYNRNGMHAIEADVTEEECLANQTGTWNPEETAFTRFHRRVGDAPVLASSSDGTSGMGYSMSLTSARSLLKDAYGFADVNVQGW; encoded by the coding sequence ATGAAAACATTGAAAAACTGGAGCATTCTGATTGCTCTCGGCCTTTCTTTTACTCTTGTTGCCTGTGGTGGCGACGATCATGATAACCATGAAGCTCACACGGATGCTGCGGATGCTGCGGATGCAAGTGATGCCTCTGATGCAAGCGATGCTGCTGATGCCCCTGCTTACTCCTATAAAAGTAATATTGAAGACTTTGCCGGCGAAAGCAGCGTATCGTACACCGGTCAGGTTGCACGTCATCTTCTTCTTAATGAAGTAACCAACACCATCGGCGCGATGGATGTGAACACCACCTTTGTTGCTGGCCAGGTCATCGACCTACTCGACAGCTACTACCGCTTTGACAGCGACGTTGTGACCAACCTTCCTTTGACCACAACGACCACACCTGGTGCTGAAGCCAACCTCGAAGACATCTCTACGGGGAAAAAGCTTCAGGACAAAATGGCTGGTGTCGACTCCACTGGTTGGGATGTAACGACTTTCGGTGGCTGGAGCACGCCACTTCCAACGTGGACACGTGATGAAGCTGGTAACCTGCTGATGGGCGCAGATGCAGCTCCTAGCTCACCAAATGCAATGGTTGAATCCATGTTCGCGAGGATTGAAGAACTCGCTCTCGCTCACACTGCGGGCAATGGCCCACAGGATCCTGATGGCAATACCATCACTACCCTCTATGTTGATGCTGATGGCGTTGATTATAAGCAAATGGTTCAAAAGTTCATGGGCATGGCGGTATTCTTCTCACAAGGAACCGGCGATTACCTCTACAAGCTAACAGGTACACTCAATGATGGTGACCCAGCTGACAACACAGAAGCCTACAAGAAGGATGATGCTGGCCTACCAACTGTGGGTTATACAGCAATGGAACACAAGTATGACGAGGGTTACGGTTATTTCGGTGCTGCTCGTCATTACGACCGGTTCACCGACGACGAAATCGCCGGTAAGGGTGGTCGTGAAGACTGGCAAAAATACAATGATGCCGACGGTAATGGGACCATCAGCTTCAAGAGCGAGTATAACTTTGGCCACTCTCAAAATGCAGCAAAGCGTGACCGTGGAACCAAGGACAATGGTGAAGCCGCAACAGACTTCACTGCTGACATCTTTGATGCATTCGTAGCGGGTCGACAAGTTATTGCCGAAGCTGACGGTGAATTAACAGATGGTGAAATTGCTGCTCTCGATGGTCATATCGATACGGTCATCAAAACTTGGGAAAAAGCGATTGCTGCAACCGTTGTTCACTACATTAACGATGTTTTGGCCGACATGGCTGCTCACGGCTCTGACGACTACAGCTTCTACAACCATGCTAAGCATTGGTCAGAACTGAAAGGATTCGCACTGGGTCTTCAGTTCAATCCAAACTCTCCTCTTCACGAAGTTCTCGCCGCGTACTGTTACAACCGTAACGGCATGCACGCGATTGAAGCTGACGTAACTGAAGAAGAATGCCTAGCAAACCAAACAGGTACGTGGAATCCAGAAGAGACAGCCTTCACCAGATTCCACCGACGTGTGGGGGATGCACCGGTTCTGGCCAGTTCATCGGATGGCACCAGCGGTATGGGATATTCCATGTCTTTGACCTCTGCTCGTTCGCTCCTCAAGGATGCTTATGGATTTGCAGATGTGAACGTCCAAGGCTGGTAA
- a CDS encoding imelysin family protein — protein sequence MYFKALTPRLALCLALFGLTFACGDASEDHANDDPVSASDPCDPTDTSDGSDPSTTSNFSPNDLLHHVGHEIILPTYAAFETAANELVTSLDAYLTDLEVGNDAVDSLAQARTTWSSTMIVWQQAEVYQVGPSASRQALELAVGAMGLRNEIYSWPTVNSCRVDQEILEAAYTNTDFFDQELTNVYGLDAAEYLLFYHEADNTCPPLVPINSQGTWNQVSQEDLQQKRAEYVHAVATNIHDRAIELHNAWKPNSGNFVNDFATAGQPGSLYVTTEEALNDLSDALFYVEKDVKDFKLAKPAGILGCQNVSCPNDVEARFSRVSKENIIANLEAAQKLFLGAAPGEDAPGFDDFLREKDPSDIADTMGQNLEQAIQAAKEMDGTLYEAALTLTREECEAGNDPICNTYYTLKNFTDDLKTRFVEVLELQLPLEASGDAD from the coding sequence ATGTACTTTAAGGCACTTACACCACGCTTGGCTCTATGCCTTGCCCTATTCGGGCTGACCTTTGCGTGCGGCGATGCCTCCGAGGACCACGCAAACGACGATCCTGTAAGTGCAAGTGATCCTTGCGATCCTACAGATACATCTGATGGCAGCGACCCATCAACAACCAGCAACTTCTCCCCCAATGACCTCCTACACCACGTTGGGCATGAAATCATTTTGCCAACCTACGCCGCATTTGAAACCGCAGCCAACGAACTGGTTACCAGCCTTGATGCTTACCTCACAGATCTCGAAGTGGGTAACGACGCGGTGGACTCTCTAGCCCAGGCACGAACAACCTGGTCTTCAACCATGATTGTTTGGCAACAAGCAGAAGTCTATCAGGTTGGACCTTCCGCATCTCGACAGGCACTAGAATTGGCTGTTGGGGCCATGGGACTGCGAAATGAAATCTACTCGTGGCCAACCGTCAACAGCTGCCGTGTAGACCAGGAAATTTTGGAAGCTGCTTATACTAATACCGATTTCTTCGACCAAGAACTCACGAATGTTTATGGCCTTGATGCAGCGGAATATCTTCTATTTTACCATGAAGCAGACAACACGTGCCCTCCTTTGGTCCCTATCAATTCCCAGGGAACCTGGAATCAGGTCTCACAAGAAGACCTGCAGCAAAAGCGGGCTGAATATGTACACGCGGTCGCTACCAATATTCATGACCGAGCCATTGAACTTCACAATGCCTGGAAACCCAATTCAGGTAATTTCGTGAATGACTTCGCCACTGCCGGACAACCTGGCAGCCTCTATGTCACCACAGAAGAAGCACTCAATGACCTGTCTGACGCACTCTTTTATGTTGAGAAAGATGTCAAAGATTTTAAACTGGCCAAACCAGCCGGCATTCTCGGGTGTCAGAATGTCTCATGTCCAAACGATGTAGAAGCACGCTTTAGCCGCGTGTCAAAAGAAAACATCATTGCCAACCTGGAAGCGGCTCAAAAACTATTTCTCGGGGCAGCACCTGGTGAGGATGCTCCAGGCTTCGACGATTTCCTTCGTGAAAAAGACCCCAGTGACATCGCCGACACTATGGGGCAAAACCTTGAACAAGCTATCCAAGCTGCAAAAGAAATGGACGGGACGCTTTACGAAGCTGCCCTGACTCTAACCCGTGAAGAATGCGAAGCGGGTAATGACCCTATTTGCAATACGTACTATACGCTTAAAAATTTCACGGACGATTTAAAGACGCGATTTGTTGAAGTCCTCGAACTTCAACTCCCTCTTGAAGCATCCGGAGATGCTGACTGA
- a CDS encoding TonB-dependent receptor — protein MRPISPKPIASLFLGLAILLQDPLALADEEETEIGDEQSNTEVSEENSDIETMEVTATVQERVTVDFKAGFKLDKAALETFEYNDIHRILAAVPGVYFREEDGFGLRPNIGMRGVSSDRSKKVVLMEDSVLLGPAPYSAPAAYYFPLSTRMESIEIFKGPAIIPYGPNTLGGAINMFTAQIPQERVMKIDLELGQDTFGKLHALAGQSGLQWGWLAEAVHIETDGFKKIDGGGDSGFSRNDVMLKGRWNSDPGGEFYHQVDLKLGYGDETSHETYLGLSMDDFLEKPFRRYRASYDDTMRWKRTQVQIDYTLEVDESMQFKLTVYRHDFNRTWRKLNAFWGPNRMLVPGDANYGTRSLQLSQILSRPDDYPGYMDVLRGDTDTGNIDLATPGNPWENSDLLLMGTNKRNFLSQGVQLAGHVQLLLGEVEQDIRFGLRYHYDTVTRNQIETPYAMQSGELQSVNMEDHPYTQNTDQADALALYLYDEIRWKRLTVNPGFRVEWIRNSRVDRLAETFGKTDNIIALPGLGINYEIIDHLNLKLGVHQGFSPVSPGQSEGTSPGKSMQYEAGASYEHTWFRIEATGFFNDYSNLVGQSGMSGGATAANADLQFNTGSANIGGLELLGTIHADLPFSLTMPFNVAYTFTDARFVEPTENADPLYGGAEEGDYIPYLPVHQAQVSVGLSHPDFNLTIAGKYQSAMRDEPGQGPLDNVLTTDAHFVVDLAGSYRLTESLAIYGKIDNVTREKYIVSHRPYGTRPGKPMRMFAGLKVEM, from the coding sequence ATGCGACCAATAAGTCCTAAGCCAATAGCGAGTCTCTTTTTGGGACTCGCTATTCTTCTTCAAGATCCATTAGCCCTCGCAGATGAAGAAGAAACCGAGATTGGCGACGAGCAATCAAACACTGAAGTATCGGAAGAGAATTCAGATATCGAAACCATGGAAGTTACGGCAACCGTCCAAGAGCGGGTTACCGTAGACTTTAAGGCTGGTTTCAAACTGGACAAAGCTGCCCTAGAGACATTCGAATACAATGATATTCATCGAATTCTTGCTGCCGTGCCTGGTGTTTACTTCAGAGAAGAAGATGGCTTCGGTCTTCGCCCCAATATTGGAATGCGCGGAGTTTCTTCCGACCGATCTAAGAAAGTGGTCCTTATGGAAGACAGCGTGCTCTTAGGGCCCGCACCTTATTCTGCACCTGCGGCCTACTACTTTCCTCTTTCTACACGCATGGAATCCATTGAGATTTTTAAGGGACCGGCCATTATTCCCTATGGCCCCAACACGCTTGGGGGAGCGATTAATATGTTTACGGCGCAAATTCCCCAAGAGCGCGTCATGAAAATTGATCTGGAGCTGGGTCAAGACACTTTTGGGAAACTTCATGCTCTGGCTGGCCAAAGTGGTCTCCAATGGGGATGGCTCGCCGAAGCCGTTCATATTGAAACAGACGGCTTTAAAAAAATCGATGGTGGTGGAGATTCAGGCTTCAGTCGCAACGATGTCATGCTCAAAGGCCGCTGGAACTCAGATCCTGGCGGTGAGTTCTACCACCAAGTCGACCTCAAACTAGGCTATGGTGATGAAACATCACACGAGACTTATCTTGGACTCAGCATGGATGACTTTTTAGAGAAACCGTTTCGACGATACAGAGCAAGTTACGACGATACGATGAGGTGGAAACGGACCCAGGTTCAAATCGATTATACTCTTGAAGTTGATGAATCGATGCAGTTCAAGCTGACCGTATACAGACACGATTTCAACCGCACCTGGCGAAAGCTCAATGCATTCTGGGGACCAAACCGTATGCTTGTTCCGGGCGATGCAAATTATGGAACCCGTAGCCTACAGCTCTCTCAAATCCTCTCACGGCCTGATGATTACCCTGGCTACATGGATGTCCTTCGCGGAGACACGGATACAGGAAACATCGACCTCGCGACTCCTGGCAACCCATGGGAGAATTCAGACCTCCTTCTCATGGGAACCAATAAGCGCAATTTTTTATCGCAAGGCGTTCAACTCGCCGGGCATGTTCAGCTCCTACTTGGAGAGGTTGAACAAGATATTCGATTTGGCCTTCGTTACCATTATGACACGGTTACACGGAATCAGATTGAAACCCCGTATGCCATGCAAAGTGGTGAACTCCAGTCAGTGAATATGGAAGACCACCCCTACACCCAAAATACAGACCAAGCCGATGCTTTAGCTCTCTATCTCTATGATGAAATTCGCTGGAAACGACTCACCGTAAACCCCGGGTTTCGTGTAGAGTGGATTCGTAACAGCCGAGTAGACCGCCTCGCGGAGACATTTGGAAAAACTGATAACATCATTGCTCTACCCGGGCTCGGTATAAACTATGAAATCATCGACCACCTCAATTTGAAGCTGGGTGTTCACCAAGGCTTTAGCCCCGTGTCACCGGGGCAATCAGAGGGAACAAGCCCTGGTAAAAGTATGCAATATGAGGCTGGAGCCAGTTACGAGCACACTTGGTTTAGAATTGAAGCGACCGGGTTTTTCAATGACTACTCAAACTTGGTTGGCCAATCGGGTATGTCTGGTGGAGCCACTGCTGCCAATGCCGACCTACAATTCAATACGGGTTCTGCCAATATTGGTGGCCTGGAATTGCTGGGTACCATCCACGCAGACCTTCCCTTCAGCTTAACCATGCCCTTCAACGTTGCGTATACCTTCACCGACGCACGTTTTGTGGAGCCTACTGAAAACGCAGACCCACTCTACGGCGGCGCAGAAGAAGGTGACTACATTCCCTACCTGCCGGTGCATCAAGCGCAAGTATCTGTTGGGCTGAGTCATCCAGATTTCAACCTAACAATCGCCGGTAAGTATCAAAGCGCCATGCGCGACGAGCCCGGCCAAGGTCCCCTGGATAACGTCCTAACTACAGATGCCCACTTTGTGGTTGATCTAGCAGGCAGCTATCGTCTAACAGAAAGCCTTGCCATTTATGGTAAAATAGACAACGTGACGCGTGAAAAATACATTGTCTCGCATCGTCCCTACGGAACCCGGCCCGGTAAGCCAATGCGTATGTTTGCAGGACTCAAAGTGGAGATGTAA
- a CDS encoding sterol desaturase family protein, with protein sequence MTSVEQILSALVTPLEYLASPDKRVFWPWLLTATLLALWVYKKSKSPSRSFLKYLFGRNVWLSKSAFLDYQMSVTNGVIKVFFNASALLPMAAVAALFSTILDWTVTAPDLNLSRTVTTTSYTAALFIFGDLSRYLLHRLMHAVPALWNFHQIHHSATVLNPFTVYRVHPFESLLFGLRRSLSTGLVTGIFIWLFGTALNGYDILGVNAIGLVFNAFGSNLRHSHVWLSYGTALENIFLSPAQHQIHHSVKAEHYNKNFGTYLSLWDKLGRSWLEAGSEKNLEFGLGPSSPTPSHGLLSALWAPFAQLLKTR encoded by the coding sequence ATGACCTCGGTGGAGCAAATACTTAGCGCGCTTGTTACGCCGCTAGAGTATCTAGCCAGCCCCGATAAAAGGGTTTTCTGGCCATGGCTCTTAACCGCCACCTTACTTGCTCTCTGGGTCTACAAAAAATCGAAATCCCCATCACGCAGCTTTCTCAAATACCTTTTTGGTCGCAACGTATGGCTAAGCAAATCAGCCTTCCTCGATTACCAAATGTCTGTGACCAATGGCGTCATTAAGGTTTTCTTCAACGCTTCAGCCTTATTACCAATGGCTGCTGTTGCCGCCTTGTTCTCAACCATTCTGGACTGGACCGTCACCGCTCCCGACTTGAACCTATCGAGAACCGTCACGACAACCAGCTACACCGCAGCACTCTTCATTTTCGGAGACTTAAGCCGTTACCTCCTCCACCGCCTGATGCACGCTGTTCCGGCTCTCTGGAACTTCCACCAAATTCATCACAGTGCCACTGTGCTCAACCCATTTACAGTTTACCGAGTGCACCCATTTGAGAGTTTACTTTTCGGCCTTCGACGGAGCCTGTCCACCGGTTTGGTGACGGGAATATTCATTTGGCTCTTCGGCACGGCGCTCAACGGCTACGACATTCTGGGCGTAAACGCTATCGGACTGGTCTTCAACGCATTTGGTTCCAACTTGCGTCACTCCCACGTCTGGCTCTCCTACGGCACGGCGCTTGAAAATATTTTTCTTAGTCCAGCTCAACACCAAATTCACCACAGCGTAAAAGCCGAACACTACAACAAGAATTTTGGCACATACTTGAGCTTGTGGGACAAACTGGGTCGGTCATGGTTGGAAGCTGGCTCTGAGAAAAACCTTGAATTCGGGCTGGGCCCTTCGAGTCCAACGCCAAGTCATGGTCTCCTAAGTGCTTTATGGGCTCCTTTTGCCCAGTTGCTCAAGACTCGATAA